A DNA window from Bradyrhizobium barranii subsp. barranii contains the following coding sequences:
- a CDS encoding AMP-binding protein, with the protein MADKADSYVCGISDTPLLGQTIGRSLDRAVRRWGHREALVSPSHGVRWTWTEFAERVDALAAGFLALGLERGQRIGIWSLNRPEWTLTQFAAAKAGLILVTINPAYRLSELEFALRKVGCKAIVTATVFKTSHYIEMLNTLLPELAGAKPGQLNAARLPDLRMVIQIGGPAASGTIPFEEVARMGGAQHREQLTALGAALQFDDPVNIQFTSGTTGSPKGVTLTHHNILNNGYFTGRAMHLTEQDRICIPVPLYHCFGMVMGNLASVTLGTTMVYPGEGFDPLATLRAVEQEKCTALYGVPTMFIAELDHPEFPKFDLTSLRTGIMAGAPCPIEVMKRVNTEMNMREVTIAYGMTETSPVSFQSATDDPLERRVSTVGRIHPHVEVKVVDLEGRIVKRGERGELCTRGYSIMLGYWEEKEKTADVLDANGWMHTGDLATIDDEGYCNIVGRIKDLVIRGGENLYPREIEEFLYRHPKIQDAQIFGVADTRYGEELCAWIRVRPGETLTAEEVRAFCDGQIAHNKIPRYVEFVDEFPMTVTGKIQKFVMRDAVEQRLGLKAAKTA; encoded by the coding sequence TTGGCTGATAAAGCCGACAGCTATGTTTGCGGCATCTCGGACACGCCGCTGCTCGGCCAAACCATCGGCCGCAGCCTTGACCGCGCCGTGCGGCGCTGGGGCCATCGCGAGGCGCTGGTCTCGCCTAGCCACGGCGTGCGATGGACCTGGACGGAATTCGCCGAACGGGTCGACGCGCTCGCCGCCGGCTTTCTCGCGCTCGGCCTCGAGCGGGGGCAGCGGATCGGCATCTGGTCGCTGAACCGGCCGGAATGGACGCTGACCCAGTTCGCCGCCGCCAAGGCCGGCCTGATCCTGGTGACGATCAATCCCGCCTACCGTTTGAGCGAGCTGGAGTTCGCGCTGCGCAAGGTCGGCTGCAAGGCGATCGTCACGGCGACCGTGTTCAAGACCAGTCATTACATTGAGATGCTCAACACACTGCTGCCGGAACTGGCCGGCGCCAAGCCCGGACAACTCAACGCAGCGCGACTGCCGGACCTGCGGATGGTGATCCAGATCGGTGGCCCCGCGGCATCGGGCACGATCCCGTTCGAAGAGGTCGCGCGCATGGGCGGAGCGCAGCATCGCGAGCAGCTCACTGCACTCGGCGCTGCCTTGCAGTTCGACGATCCCGTCAACATCCAGTTCACCAGCGGCACCACGGGATCGCCCAAGGGCGTGACGCTGACGCACCACAATATCCTCAACAATGGCTATTTCACCGGCCGTGCGATGCACCTGACCGAGCAGGATCGCATCTGCATTCCGGTGCCGCTCTATCACTGCTTCGGCATGGTGATGGGCAACCTCGCCTCCGTCACGCTCGGCACGACGATGGTATATCCCGGCGAGGGCTTCGATCCGCTCGCGACGCTGCGCGCGGTCGAGCAGGAAAAGTGCACGGCGCTGTACGGCGTGCCGACGATGTTCATCGCGGAGCTCGATCACCCCGAATTCCCAAAGTTCGACCTGACATCGCTGCGCACCGGCATCATGGCGGGCGCGCCCTGCCCGATCGAGGTGATGAAGCGCGTCAACACCGAGATGAACATGCGCGAGGTCACCATCGCCTACGGCATGACCGAGACCAGTCCGGTCAGCTTCCAGAGCGCGACGGACGACCCGCTCGAACGGCGCGTCTCTACCGTCGGACGGATTCATCCGCATGTCGAGGTCAAGGTCGTCGATCTCGAGGGCAGGATCGTCAAGCGCGGCGAACGCGGCGAGCTCTGCACCCGCGGCTACAGCATCATGCTGGGCTATTGGGAGGAGAAGGAAAAGACGGCGGACGTGCTTGATGCCAATGGCTGGATGCACACCGGCGATCTCGCCACCATCGACGACGAGGGCTATTGCAACATCGTCGGCCGCATCAAGGATCTGGTGATCCGCGGCGGCGAGAACCTCTATCCGCGCGAGATCGAGGAATTCCTGTATCGCCACCCCAAGATTCAGGACGCGCAGATTTTTGGCGTGGCAGACACCCGCTATGGCGAGGAGCTCTGCGCCTGGATCCGCGTCAGGCCGGGCGAGACGCTGACGGCCGAGGAGGTTCGCGCGTTCTGCGACGGCCAGATCGCGCACAACAAGATCCCGCGCTATGTGGAGTTCGTCGACGAGTTTCCGATGACCGTGACCGGCAAGATCCAGAAATTCGTGATGCGCGACGCGGTGGAGCAGCGGCTGGGATTGAAGGCGGCGAAGACGGCGTGA